The nucleotide window CTCTCTGACACCATTGGACTGGCAACTGCAACTTCCATCCGGGAAATTTTTGACACCCTTATGCCTTTATATCCGGGTATAGAAATAGGGCTGCATATACATACTCAACATCATAACTGGCGTGAAAAGATAAGTGCTGCCTGGAAAGCAGGTTGCAGAAGCTACGACGGAGTAATTAACGGGATCGGCGGCTGCCCCATGACAGGCTACGAGCTTTTGGGGAACCTCAACACACTAGACCTGTTATCGTATCTGGAAGAAGAGCATATTGCGCATCGTCTGGACAATGCATTGATAAAAGATATTGCTTTCCGATACGGAACCTTCAGCAATGGTGAAAACTATCAAAAATAAAATCATAAAGTCATTATGAATAAAGTAGTATCCAATGCAGCTGAGGCTATTGAAGGCATCACTGAGGGCATGACTCTTTTAGTGGGTGGTTTCGGCCTTTGTGGTATACCGGAAAACAGTATTGCAGCACTGGTTAATAGTGGCGTTAAAAACCTGATCTGTGTAAGTAACAATGCCGGAGTAGATGATTTTGGACTTGGCCTGCTCTTAAAAAAAAGACAGGTTAAGAAAATGATCTCTTCTTATGTAGGCGAAAATGCTGAGTTTGAAAGACAGCTATTGGCAGGAGAACTGGAAGTAGAACTGGTACCACAGGGAACCCTGGCTGAACGCTGCAGGGCGGGTGGTGCGGGCATTCCGGCCTTTTATGTCCCTGCCGGTTATGGAACGGAAGTGGCCGAAGGCAAAGAGATCAGGGAGTTCAACGGCAAGCCTCATTTATTAGAACAGGCCATCATCGGTGACTTTGCCATCATCAAGGCCTGGAAGGGCGATACCCACGGCAACCTGATATACAGGGCCACAGCCAACAACTTTAATCAGCCCATGGCCATGGCAGGCAAGATTACGATTGCCGAAGTAGAAGACTTGGTGCCTGCCGGTACGCTCGACCCTGCACAAATTCATACACCCGGCATTTTTGTTCAACGGATTTTTGAAGGGAAGAATTATGAGAAAAGGATTGAGAAGCTGACGGAGAAGCAAGTGGGGAGTTAGCTAGTAGAAAGTAGGGAATGGTTAATGGGTAGCAGAAAAATACTAAGCGTTAAAATATCTTATAAACTATAAAACACCCAGCTATGTTACAATTATCACACAAAAACCTGCAGGTATACCAGTTTACTTTGAAATTAGTAAAAGAAGTGTATGAACATACCCAATCTTATCCTAAAGAGGAGCAATTTGTATTAGTAACCCAACTTCGAAGGGCCATCGTTTCAGTTTGCAGTAACCTTGCGGAAGGCGCTGCCAGATCTTCGAAACTGGAGAAGAAAAGATTTTATGAAATATCAAGAAGCTCCTTAGTAGAAGTAGATACACAGATTGAAATTTCTCTTATACTAGATTATTTAAAAAAAAACAAGCTTGTAAAATTGGAAGAATATCTGGAAGCTGTATTTAAAATGTTAAGTAAAATGATCGACAACCTTTCAGCTGACATTTAACGTCACCCCTATTTCCTACTTCCTATTTTCCACTTACTAAAAAGATAAAATGAACCTCACAAAAGAACAAATAGCACAACGTATAGCCAGGGAACTACAGGATGGCTACTATGTAAACTTAGGCATTGGTATTCCAACATTGGTTGCTAACTATATACCGGAAGGAATTGAAGTAGTATTACAATCAG belongs to Niabella yanshanensis and includes:
- a CDS encoding CoA transferase subunit A, producing the protein MNKVVSNAAEAIEGITEGMTLLVGGFGLCGIPENSIAALVNSGVKNLICVSNNAGVDDFGLGLLLKKRQVKKMISSYVGENAEFERQLLAGELEVELVPQGTLAERCRAGGAGIPAFYVPAGYGTEVAEGKEIREFNGKPHLLEQAIIGDFAIIKAWKGDTHGNLIYRATANNFNQPMAMAGKITIAEVEDLVPAGTLDPAQIHTPGIFVQRIFEGKNYEKRIEKLTEKQVGS
- a CDS encoding four helix bundle protein, yielding MLQLSHKNLQVYQFTLKLVKEVYEHTQSYPKEEQFVLVTQLRRAIVSVCSNLAEGAARSSKLEKKRFYEISRSSLVEVDTQIEISLILDYLKKNKLVKLEEYLEAVFKMLSKMIDNLSADI